In the Grimontia kaedaensis genome, one interval contains:
- the nhaR gene encoding transcriptional activator NhaR produces the protein MSHLNYNHLYYFWMVCKQGSVSKAADALFLTPQTVTGQIRALEERLKGKLTKRVGRNIEPTELGQLVFKYADKMFGLSYEMLDIVNYSQREHQLFDVGVADALSKSLVSRVLLKALPEDDGIHLRCFESTHELLLEQLSQHKLDMILSDCPVDSTQSPGLFSVKIGESLMSFFCSGDTSKKRFPAVIEEHKLLIPSTRTAMGRKLMHWFDSQGITPTILGEFDDAALMKSFGSNHKAMFVAPTFYSSDVLELPNVMEVAKVDALKEEYYVIFAERMIQHPAVKRICEADFSKLFH, from the coding sequence ATGTCACACTTAAATTATAACCACCTCTATTACTTCTGGATGGTCTGTAAGCAAGGTTCAGTATCAAAGGCGGCTGATGCTCTGTTCCTAACGCCACAGACGGTTACAGGACAGATCAGAGCGCTTGAAGAGCGCCTTAAAGGCAAATTGACCAAGCGTGTAGGGAGAAATATCGAACCTACAGAGCTCGGACAGCTTGTTTTTAAGTACGCCGATAAGATGTTTGGCTTGAGTTATGAAATGCTCGATATCGTGAATTATAGCCAACGTGAGCACCAGTTGTTCGATGTTGGCGTCGCGGACGCACTCTCCAAAAGCCTTGTTAGCCGTGTGCTGTTAAAAGCATTGCCTGAAGACGATGGTATTCACCTTCGCTGCTTCGAATCGACCCACGAACTTTTGCTTGAGCAGCTTAGTCAGCACAAACTGGATATGATCCTGTCAGACTGCCCTGTGGATTCAACACAAAGCCCCGGTCTTTTCAGCGTGAAAATAGGTGAGAGCTTGATGAGTTTCTTCTGTTCAGGAGATACCTCCAAGAAGCGTTTTCCTGCTGTCATTGAAGAGCATAAGCTGCTTATTCCAAGCACACGTACTGCCATGGGACGCAAGCTAATGCATTGGTTTGATAGCCAGGGCATCACGCCTACCATTCTGGGGGAGTTTGATGATGCGGCATTGATGAAATCATTTGGATCGAATCATAAAGCCATGTTTGTTGCGCCGACATTTTACTCTTCAGATGTGCTGGAACTTCCCAATGTTATGGAAGTGGCAAAAGTGGATGCGCTGAAAGAAGAATACTATGTCATTTTTGCGGAACGCATGATTCAGCACCCTGCAGTAAAACGCATATGTGAAGCCGATTTCAGCAAATTGTTTCACTAA
- the nhaA gene encoding Na+/H+ antiporter NhaA — MTDAIRQFMKMESAGGLVLIIAAILAIIIANSPLQPLYDGALHSYIAGLSVAHWINDGLMAIFFLLIGLEVKRELIEGALNTKEKAIFPAIAAVGGMVAPAAVYLAFNAGDPVTQAGWAIPAATDIAFALGVMALLGKRVPLALKVFLLALAIIDDLGVIVIIALFYSSDLSVTALTVAFLATAALFLMNAKGVTATKWYLLVGAILWVSVLKSGVHATLAGVVLGFVIPLEGGKDGKSPLKELEHAIHPYAAFLILPVFAFANAGVSLEGVSIESLTNTLPLGIALGLLIGKPLGIFTLSWASVKLGIARLPENVNFKQIFAVSLLCGIGFTMSIFISSLAFVGVDESYITFSRLGILIGSTISAVAGYALLNAVLPKSSEVEEDSDEKKVSIDY; from the coding sequence ATGACTGATGCGATTCGTCAGTTTATGAAGATGGAATCAGCTGGTGGTTTAGTGCTGATCATTGCTGCGATTCTGGCGATTATTATTGCCAACTCGCCTTTGCAGCCACTATATGACGGCGCTCTTCATAGCTATATAGCTGGTTTGTCTGTTGCACATTGGATCAATGACGGCCTTATGGCCATCTTCTTCTTACTGATTGGACTTGAGGTTAAAAGGGAGCTGATTGAAGGCGCTCTGAATACCAAAGAGAAAGCCATCTTCCCTGCTATTGCTGCTGTCGGCGGTATGGTAGCACCTGCTGCAGTATATCTAGCATTCAATGCTGGCGACCCTGTTACCCAAGCGGGTTGGGCAATTCCAGCTGCGACGGACATTGCATTCGCACTGGGTGTGATGGCGCTGCTGGGCAAACGTGTTCCGTTGGCACTGAAAGTCTTCCTACTCGCATTGGCGATTATTGATGACCTAGGCGTTATCGTTATCATTGCGCTGTTCTATAGTAGCGATCTGTCTGTGACAGCACTGACAGTTGCTTTCCTCGCGACGGCCGCGCTCTTCTTGATGAATGCAAAAGGGGTGACTGCAACCAAGTGGTATTTGTTAGTCGGTGCCATCCTTTGGGTCAGCGTTTTGAAGTCAGGTGTTCACGCGACACTGGCGGGTGTGGTGCTGGGCTTTGTGATCCCGCTTGAAGGTGGAAAGGACGGTAAGTCACCACTGAAAGAGCTTGAACATGCTATTCACCCATATGCTGCTTTCCTTATTCTGCCTGTCTTTGCGTTCGCAAATGCTGGTGTATCACTGGAAGGCGTATCGATTGAAAGTTTGACTAATACGCTTCCATTGGGGATTGCATTGGGCCTGTTGATTGGTAAGCCTCTGGGTATCTTTACCCTGAGCTGGGCGTCAGTAAAACTGGGTATTGCTCGCCTGCCTGAAAACGTAAACTTTAAGCAAATCTTCGCTGTGTCTTTGTTGTGTGGTATCGGCTTTACCATGTCCATCTTCATTTCGTCTCTGGCGTTTGTCGGAGTGGATGAAAGCTACATTACCTTCTCAAGACTGGGCATTTTGATTGGTTCAACTATCTCGGCCGTGGCAGGTTACGCCTTGCTTAATGCTGTATTGCCGAAATCGAGTGAGGTTGAGGAAGATAGCGATGAGAAAAAAGTTAGCATTGATTATTAG